A genomic window from Wolbachia pipientis includes:
- a CDS encoding nucleoside deaminase has translation MELAIEQAKLAQKDDEVPIGAVIVSGSNVVSSAHNISNDPTAHAEMLAIRQAFSTSTLCDADMYVTLEPCPMCAQAISFARIKRLYFGAYNPKGGGIENGAKIFQFCSHIPEVYGGILETECSFLLKDFFEKLRA, from the coding sequence ATGGAGCTTGCCATAGAGCAAGCCAAACTTGCTCAGAAAGATGATGAGGTTCCCATAGGTGCTGTAATAGTTAGTGGAAGCAATGTTGTTTCTTCTGCACACAATATATCCAATGATCCAACTGCACATGCAGAGATGTTAGCGATCAGACAAGCATTTTCAACTTCCACGCTTTGTGATGCTGATATGTACGTAACATTAGAACCATGTCCGATGTGTGCTCAAGCTATTTCCTTTGCCAGAATTAAACGATTGTACTTTGGAGCTTATAATCCAAAAGGTGGAGGAATTGAAAATGGTGCTAAGATATTTCAATTTTGCAGCCATATACCTGAAGTTTATGGTGGGATATTAGAAACAGAATGCTCTTTTTTATTAAAGGATTTTTTTGAGAAACTAAGAGCCTAA
- a CDS encoding MFS transporter produces MLFIDLINIISREFCFAKDVYSNILQLFGIVGLGAIVRPLGAFIFGHVGDRYGRRIALIITILLISIPSSLIAFIPSHNQVGIISTILLLAIHITQGIALGGEQGSSVYLIEHLSSRKENLGMYFGIMGFGRSIGVLLSAVIVIICKKTTDFCIWGWRLPFIFSAILGLISAYSIYTLGETPAYEKNRKQRNLPDLPIIELIKRHKRALILAILISVPVNVAVGFTIFLRTLAKEIASVDVYVTTYINEIVLITTSVLMPISSIAFGMLADKVGKERTAILFIAITMALCCPALSIAYYYKNYLVIALSVMVLSIIERGIVPIGIVASELFPTNVRFSGVSLSRNISYALHGGFTPMVCIWLTVTFPQTNLAAGLYIVSCLLVSVVAILQIKPQDKKCDWY; encoded by the coding sequence ATGCTCTTTATTGATTTGATTAACATAATCAGCAGAGAGTTTTGTTTTGCAAAAGATGTCTACAGTAACATACTGCAATTATTTGGAATTGTAGGGCTAGGCGCAATTGTAAGGCCACTTGGTGCATTCATATTTGGTCACGTTGGTGACAGGTACGGAAGGAGGATAGCATTAATAATTACTATCTTGCTAATATCGATACCATCAAGTCTTATTGCATTTATTCCAAGTCACAATCAAGTAGGTATAATTTCTACTATATTGCTTCTTGCAATCCATATAACACAAGGAATTGCACTTGGTGGTGAACAAGGAAGTTCTGTTTATCTTATAGAGCATTTATCCAGTAGGAAAGAAAACTTAGGGATGTATTTTGGAATAATGGGCTTTGGTCGTTCCATTGGTGTCTTGCTTTCTGCGGTGATAGTAATTATCTGCAAAAAAACTACTGATTTTTGCATCTGGGGTTGGAGATTGCCATTTATTTTCTCAGCTATTTTAGGATTAATTAGCGCGTATAGTATATACACATTGGGAGAAACTCCAGCATATGAAAAAAATCGAAAACAAAGAAATTTACCTGATTTGCCAATAATAGAGCTTATAAAGCGCCACAAGAGAGCTCTTATACTTGCTATTTTAATATCTGTACCTGTTAATGTTGCTGTCGGATTTACCATATTTCTTCGAACACTCGCAAAGGAAATAGCATCAGTGGATGTGTATGTAACGACATATATCAACGAAATTGTATTGATTACAACCAGTGTATTAATGCCGATATCTTCAATAGCGTTTGGAATGTTGGCTGATAAAGTTGGAAAAGAGCGCACTGCAATCTTATTTATAGCAATTACAATGGCACTGTGTTGTCCTGCGTTATCTATTGCATATTACTACAAAAATTATCTTGTGATTGCGTTGAGCGTAATGGTTCTCTCTATAATAGAAAGGGGTATAGTTCCCATAGGAATAGTTGCATCTGAACTCTTTCCTACCAATGTTAGATTTAGTGGTGTGAGCTTATCACGCAATATCTCTTATGCGTTACATGGAGGATTTACTCCTATGGTTTGTATTTGGTTGACTGTAACATTTCCTCAAACAAACCTTGCTGCTGGGCTTTATATAGTCTCCTGCTTGTTGGTCAGTGTGGTAGCAATATTGCAAATAAAACCGCAAGATAAAAAATGTGATTGGTATTAG
- a CDS encoding valine--tRNA ligase, which translates to MLKEKYGFKEIEDKYNILWEGSKVYKWNGEKDNTFTIDTPPPTISGKLHIGHIFSYCHTDFIARFQRMLGKDVFYPIGFDDNGLPTERLVEQTYKTRAKEVGREKFIEMCHEVIEKSKQEFKELFKSVGISYDWDLEYHTISKETVTLSQMSFIDLYNKGYAYRKMQPILWDPVDKTAIAQAEIEDKVFESSLNTIVFSTQENKQINIATTRPELLPACVAVFCHPEDARYTHLIGKTAVVPITKEKVLIIADDKVKIDKGTGLVMCCTFGDELDIYWQQKHNLPMKIIIDQDGGMNLHSVHGQKEEIWIPVSRTGMTKEGGCDQKEEWIPVSATRMTDDILNEINGLKVTAARKRIIEILTQRGLLIESTNISHSVKCAERSGAPLEILPTYQWFIKTLEQKAQVLDKVKECNWHPSNMRKRMEVWIEGLNWDWCISRQRYFGVPFPAWYSKRKGEEGKIILAEIKALPIDPLKDLPKGYSKEEVIPDQDVMDTWATSSITPQLSALAVNSEFSLPNHRYNTIFPADLRSQSHEIIRTWAFYTILKAHYHADSLPWKNIMISGWCLADDKKKMSKSKGNIITPHVILETYGADVVRYWAANSRLGVDTVYSENIFKIGKRLVTKLWNASKFVSMFMEKHQVMSINSAHETMDKWILSKLYKVIERATNNLLQFEYCEALEAVEEFFWKDFCDNYLELVKKRAYENDSSAKQSLAYVLNTILRLFAPFLPYITEEIYHQLYSYNSVHNQSNWPSKEELIYDKYSEEMGDNCVQILNIIRKIKADNNVSVKHLIKKLVIKASVQEDKLDQSAQDDLQAVCSAETIEWMQSELETEDGKYIVNIDLY; encoded by the coding sequence ATGTTAAAAGAAAAATACGGCTTTAAAGAAATTGAAGACAAATACAACATATTATGGGAAGGCAGTAAAGTTTATAAGTGGAATGGTGAAAAGGATAACACTTTCACTATAGACACACCTCCACCAACAATATCGGGTAAATTGCATATCGGCCATATATTCAGCTATTGCCATACAGACTTTATTGCAAGGTTTCAGCGCATGCTGGGAAAAGATGTGTTTTATCCAATTGGGTTTGATGATAATGGGCTTCCCACTGAAAGATTGGTTGAGCAAACCTATAAAACCCGCGCAAAAGAAGTTGGCAGGGAAAAATTTATAGAGATGTGCCATGAGGTTATTGAAAAATCAAAGCAAGAATTCAAGGAACTATTTAAATCGGTCGGCATTAGTTATGACTGGGATTTGGAATATCACACGATCAGCAAGGAAACTGTGACGCTTTCACAGATGTCGTTTATTGATCTATATAATAAGGGATATGCATATAGAAAGATGCAGCCTATCCTTTGGGACCCAGTTGATAAAACCGCAATTGCGCAAGCAGAAATAGAAGATAAAGTTTTTGAGTCATCCTTGAACACGATAGTTTTCTCTACTCAAGAAAATAAGCAGATCAATATTGCGACCACGCGGCCTGAATTACTTCCCGCATGTGTTGCGGTTTTCTGCCACCCAGAGGATGCGCGCTACACTCATCTGATCGGAAAAACAGCGGTGGTGCCAATAACAAAGGAAAAAGTACTAATCATTGCTGACGATAAGGTCAAAATAGATAAAGGCACTGGGCTTGTTATGTGCTGTACGTTTGGTGATGAACTCGACATATATTGGCAGCAAAAGCATAATCTACCGATGAAAATTATCATCGATCAGGATGGGGGGATGAACCTTCATTCAGTACATGGTCAGAAGGAAGAAATATGGATTCCAGTGTCACGCACTGGGATGACAAAGGAGGGTGGGTGTGATCAGAAAGAAGAATGGATCCCAGTGTCAGCTACTCGGATGACAGACGATATACTAAATGAAATAAATGGATTGAAAGTTACAGCAGCAAGAAAGCGGATAATCGAAATCCTAACTCAAAGAGGACTTTTGATAGAAAGCACTAACATTTCTCATTCTGTCAAGTGTGCAGAAAGATCTGGTGCACCACTTGAGATATTACCTACTTATCAATGGTTTATCAAGACCTTAGAGCAAAAAGCTCAAGTATTAGATAAAGTAAAAGAATGCAATTGGCACCCAAGCAATATGCGTAAACGCATGGAAGTGTGGATAGAAGGGCTAAATTGGGACTGGTGCATCTCAAGACAGCGCTATTTTGGTGTGCCATTTCCAGCATGGTATTCTAAACGTAAGGGAGAAGAAGGTAAAATTATTCTAGCTGAGATAAAGGCCCTACCTATAGATCCACTCAAAGATTTGCCAAAAGGGTATAGCAAAGAAGAGGTTATTCCAGATCAAGATGTAATGGATACCTGGGCCACAAGTTCAATTACTCCTCAACTAAGTGCACTGGCAGTAAATAGTGAGTTTAGCTTACCAAATCATCGCTATAATACGATATTTCCTGCAGATCTGCGCAGCCAGAGCCATGAGATAATAAGAACTTGGGCTTTTTATACTATTTTAAAGGCACATTATCATGCAGATTCTTTACCTTGGAAAAACATTATGATCAGCGGTTGGTGTTTAGCCGATGATAAGAAAAAGATGAGTAAATCAAAAGGTAACATCATCACTCCTCATGTAATACTTGAAACTTATGGAGCTGATGTAGTACGCTATTGGGCAGCGAACTCAAGGCTGGGAGTTGATACAGTCTACTCTGAAAATATATTCAAAATTGGCAAGCGCCTAGTTACAAAACTTTGGAACGCTAGCAAGTTTGTTTCCATGTTCATGGAAAAGCATCAAGTAATGAGCATAAATTCTGCTCACGAGACAATGGATAAGTGGATATTGTCTAAGTTATACAAAGTTATAGAAAGAGCAACAAATAACCTATTACAGTTTGAATACTGTGAAGCTTTGGAGGCAGTAGAGGAGTTTTTCTGGAAGGATTTTTGTGATAATTATTTGGAACTAGTAAAGAAACGTGCGTACGAAAATGATTCAAGTGCGAAACAAAGTTTAGCATATGTGCTAAATACCATTTTGCGGTTATTTGCACCTTTTTTGCCTTACATTACAGAAGAGATATACCACCAGTTGTATAGTTATAATTCTGTACACAATCAAAGTAATTGGCCGAGCAAAGAAGAGCTTATCTACGATAAATATTCAGAGGAAATGGGAGACAATTGCGTGCAGATATTAAACATTATCAGAAAGATAAAAGCAGATAATAATGTATCAGTTAAGCATTTGATAAAGAAATTAGTGATAAAAGCGAGCGTACAAGAGGATAAGTTGGATCAATCTGCACAGGATGATTTGCAGGCAGTGTGCAGTGCGGAAACGATAGAGTGGATGCAGTCTGAGCTTGAAACTGAAGACGGGAAATACATAGTGAATATAGACTTATACTGA
- the pyrF gene encoding orotidine-5'-phosphate decarboxylase — protein sequence MNPIICALDTQDLNKAISLANTLRGKVGMVKLGLEFFAAHGLSGVQEVAKCNVPIFLDLKLHDIPNTVAKTVEVIKVLSVEMLTLHISGGTKMLEEALSVVQGTKIKLIGVTMLTSMSNEDLNELGIAREVKSQVILLAKLAKKIGLYGIVCSALEAQEVRRECGEDFKIITPGIRIDPGHDDQKRTATPREAINLGADYIVIGRPITKTAGSAELILKSLTN from the coding sequence ATGAACCCAATAATATGCGCACTGGATACACAAGACTTAAATAAGGCTATTTCTCTAGCTAATACTCTGCGTGGTAAAGTTGGCATGGTAAAGCTGGGATTAGAATTTTTTGCTGCTCATGGTCTCTCTGGAGTGCAAGAAGTTGCAAAATGCAATGTACCAATTTTTTTAGATCTGAAATTGCATGACATTCCAAACACTGTAGCTAAAACAGTTGAAGTAATAAAAGTTCTGAGCGTTGAAATGTTAACTCTGCACATCAGCGGTGGAACAAAAATGCTTGAAGAAGCGCTAAGTGTGGTGCAAGGCACAAAAATAAAGCTGATTGGAGTAACAATGCTAACTAGTATGAGCAATGAGGATTTAAACGAGCTTGGAATAGCAAGAGAGGTAAAATCACAGGTAATTTTGCTTGCAAAGCTTGCAAAAAAGATTGGGCTCTATGGAATAGTCTGTTCTGCACTAGAAGCTCAAGAAGTGCGCCGAGAATGCGGTGAAGACTTTAAAATTATTACTCCAGGAATTCGTATAGATCCAGGTCATGACGACCAAAAAAGGACAGCAACACCAAGAGAAGCAATAAATTTAGGAGCTGATTATATCGTAATTGGTAGGCCCATTACAAAAACTGCAGGTAGTGCAGAATTAATATTGAAATCCCTTACTAATTGA
- a CDS encoding phage major capsid protein — MILVTLLSFFYRLIRSRSYDFAKDTDTPKIQKISVTTYELYAQPQISQKLLDDAFVDVESWLVEKIAETFSKEESEAFIKGEGTFQPKGILAYDDGKGYNKIEQVKTEKLDSDSIMILYYSLNEYYSKNASFLMNRSTLKNIRLLKSQEGQYLWQPSLSLKAPDTLMGIPVYQSADMPPVPNNQLPVIAIADFKQAYKIVDNRGMRILRDPYTNKPYVRFFVTKRVGGEVVNTSAIKLLKVASKY, encoded by the coding sequence TTGATTTTAGTCACCCTCCTTTCCTTTTTTTATCGCTTGATTCGCAGCAGGTCTTATGATTTTGCAAAAGATACGGACACACCTAAAATCCAAAAAATTTCCGTAACAACTTACGAGTTATATGCTCAACCACAGATATCACAAAAGTTACTCGATGATGCGTTTGTTGATGTTGAGAGTTGGCTGGTGGAAAAGATTGCCGAGACTTTTAGTAAGGAAGAAAGCGAAGCCTTCATTAAGGGTGAGGGTACTTTTCAACCCAAAGGAATTTTAGCTTATGATGATGGAAAGGGCTACAATAAAATAGAGCAAGTTAAAACTGAAAAATTAGATAGCGATTCAATAATGATATTGTACTATTCTCTAAATGAGTATTACTCTAAAAATGCATCATTTTTGATGAACAGAAGTACGTTGAAAAACATTAGGCTGCTCAAATCTCAAGAGGGCCAATATCTCTGGCAACCAAGTTTGTCGCTTAAAGCTCCAGATACCTTAATGGGGATACCAGTATATCAATCTGCCGATATGCCACCGGTACCAAACAATCAGCTACCGGTAATTGCGATAGCGGATTTCAAACAAGCTTATAAGATTGTAGATAACAGAGGAATGAGAATATTACGAGACCCTTATACGAATAAACCTTATGTGAGGTTCTTTGTCACTAAGCGTGTCGGCGGAGAGGTTGTAAACACCAGTGCTATTAAATTGTTGAAAGTTGCGAGCAAGTACTAA